DNA sequence from the Salvelinus fontinalis isolate EN_2023a chromosome 33, ASM2944872v1, whole genome shotgun sequence genome:
ATTGCCATTGTTGTCTCAATATTACCATTGTCTCAATTTCCCAAACATATTCCTCATACAGTATAGGCTATTGCTACCAAATTGCATGGGATAGCCCTGACAGACACCATGCATTTAAGCAAGATTTTCCCATAATGGTCAATATTTCAGATGGAGAATGGTACTGAATTGAGACAGACTCGTTTTTTTAGTGTTGCCTGAGAGGGCTGTGTTGGATCAACACTTCATGACTTCTTAATGGAGCTAGGTTTAATTGAAACATTTTACAATACACCATGTATATAATTCCACTCATGATTGAAGCTTTCTATTGTCTTTTGCATTATGGCAAAAATACGTTGAAATTTCTGGAATTTGTAATTGTGTGCTGTGGTATAGGGTGTAATAAGGGGTATAATATGTGTCCGTTTGCTTTCAGTATGAAGGTCCATTTAGTAGACACTTGATATTTATATTTCCTACTGTATATTTCTTATAATCAAGAGTGAAATTGGTTTGTTCAAGGTGATGAGACTACTGCACATAAAATTAACTGGCATTATATGGCCATTTCAACTAAGAGTTATAGCTACTTGTCTGCCACTGTAGGCTTGTAAGGGTAGGCCTAGAAGTGGTGGAATGCTGTGGTGTAACTCCAGCCCaatttgcagtggtggaaaaagtacccaattatcatacttgagtaaaagtaaagatatcttaatagaaaatgactcaagtaaaagtgaacgtcacccagtaaaatcctacttgagtaaaagttttaaagtatttggttttaaatatacttaagtatcaaaagtaaatgaattgctaaaatatacttaagtatcaaaagtaaaagaaaaAGGATAAATAAtttctaattccttatattaagcaccagacggcagtggtgtaaagtacttaagtaaaaatacttgaaagtactacttaagtattttttgggggtatctgtactttactttactatttatatttttgactacttttacttttacttcactacatccctaaacaaaatgatgtacttttttaCTCCAAAtcttttccctgacacccaaaagtacttgttatatTTTGAATGGTTAGCGGGACAGaaaaattcacacacttatgaagagaacatccctggtcatcgctactgcctctgatcttgcAGACTCACgaaacacatgcttcatttgtaaatgatgtctgagtgttggagcgtgcccctggctatccgtgaatttaaaaaacaagaaaattatgCCACCTGGTTTGCTTTAAATAAGAAATTTGAAAAGatatatacttttacttttacctttgatacttaagtatattttagcaattatgtttacttttgatacttaagtatatttaaaaccaaaaacttttagacttttacttaatgttaagcattcaaaatgtaatgagtacctttgggtgtcagggtaaatgtatggagtagaaagtacattattttctttaggaatgtagtggagtaaacgTAAAAGTTGTaagaaatataaatagtaaagtacagataccccaaaaaactacttaggtagtactttaaagtatttttacttaagtactttacaccactgccaatttgactccagtttatagtgaccggAAAACCTGATGCTGAACGTGAACCAGTAGATTATAGCCCTTTTATATGGTAGGCAGGTGCATATTGACATAACCAACTCTTCTAACCTCTATTACAGATAGTGAAGCCTTCATTacaaagtagtagcctacagaggAAAAGGCTGAGACTGCTGAGAAAAGATGCAAGTGGAGAGTAGAGAGAAAAAGTGAAAAGAGTAAAGACACTTGAGCAGGTTAATAGCACTCTTGTATCGCTGTTTATTTTTGTTGCTCATTCTCTCTTTATTGATCACTGTGGCTATGAATTCCccgtgacaacactgaagaacagCATCAAAGCCTGAGTCGTACCACCCGAGACCCTTCTCTCCACTCGCTGTGGGGCGTATTCGTCACTTTTAttttctttcttcttctcttgttctctctttttTTATTCTTTAGGCGATGGAACAAAACAAAAGTGCTGTAAACATGGTTGTCGCTGTGGAGCACCAGAAGCATCAGGAACCGTTGGTCTTGGAGGTCTGACAAGACTACTGGCCAAGCTTGGAATGATAGGGTGGAGGAGGgataagaggaggagaaggaggagaagggagaggagaggaggaaaggtgaAAGAGGGAGAAGGCTGTGGAAGCTCTCACTGCTGGATGCGACGCAGAGACTGGACCTGGAAGGTCTGAGCGTGGGAGCCCCACTCCCTGTAGTGTTTGTACTCTCCGCCATGACGGTCGCACTCCATGATGTACTGGTAGCCACGGTAACCGGGGAACTGGTAGCATACCCAGCtaatgggggagagggagagaggaagagggtgaAGTGATAAAATACCAAGAAACAAGCTTGAGCCCTTACCCTGTAGAGCAAGGGGGGGCAAATGGTGGCCACTTTTGTATGGCCACAGATCAAGTTCCACAAAAATATCAAAGAAATACCGAAAGTGCCATTTCAAAATTTGGTGTAGtttcagcagtttttctcttgttatgtcagtcactgacagtcactcaattagcccatgtcagctaacattttttagattggtaagttatTCTAGCGGCCAGCTatttaaacttgtagtaatcatggtcaaattactgACCGGTGGTCTCCCATTGAtcatcagatatcatattaaaaacagcacatttttctctccgcccaatggcaaaatgagtagaattacaggaaattaacTCAAAAACGTTTGTCTTCGCTGTCAAGAggaggccactaaaatgttttgctcgcaaGCTGGGGGGGCTACAAAATTTCACTAAGGGCCGGCTCTGACTAAaagtgtgggtatggatgtgggtatgcaAAACCCCCAGCCACTATGGTCCCTCATGATGGTGTTATGATTTTGTTTGTGGCCCCCACACCCATCAAAGTAGTCCATCCCTGCTCTAGAGTCTAGACACTTGTAGATCAGAAAGAGTTGGCCTCTACAGTACATGTTAGTCCTCTGTATAATATCCAGGGACACCATATAATAGCTATTTCTTTCAAATGTTTCACCATAGTGTCCCTTTAACACATTTGTCAGAGGTCAGTAAGGTCACTGGAACTCATTTAGGTTATTCATCGTTTCAGGCCTGAAATTGTTTTTCGCTTAGTTCTATTATGATCAATGACAGAAAGGATTATCCTCTCAAAGTTTATCTAGttatcaaaatagattttaattATATAGTTATTACAATGAATTTTGTTCTTACTGCACATTACACCTTTTTAGCAGTATGTCTTCTGACCACTAGACACAACTGATTCCTCTATTTCTGATTGTTATGAGCGTAGTCCTCTGTAGTGTGAAAAAGGAAGCCAGGGCTTCTACTCTGCTACTTACGCTCCACTCTGGACCTGCGTGGATCCGATCTCGTTGTTGCCCCAGCCCATGGCCTGCAGGGAGGGGTAGTCATCGTTCATCTCCCACTGCTTGCCAATGAAGTTCTCCCTTTCAAACACCACAATCTTGGACTCCTTATGGTTCTATGCAGTTCAGACAGAGGAGTGGGAAATTTCAGGTTACATTTAACCTGTTTCTCTCAGAACTATTTACAAAATATTTACTGTGTAGAATTATGAGGGAAAGTAGAACATCTTTATAAAACAGTGttttattcactttgttatttagtGCTTTCAATAACGCTGGTAGAGGCTACCAAGGATAGCTACTTGTATCTGTTAAATGTAATAATGACTGTCAGTAACAGTGAGTAGAGCCAGACTATGTCAGTGTCAGTCACAAGAGCCAGAGACATGGACTGAGGCCAGAACCCGGGCTTCTGGGCCAATATCAGGCCTCTGTTCCATTATCTGTACTAGCATATTATGTGAATTAATCAATGTATTGGGCATTCAAAGCGGAATTCTTCAATGGATATTGGAACGTAGTCCACAGAAGAGAGTGTGTGTCTGGCCTGGTCTGGCAGGAACAGGAAGTAGGCTTGACTAGTAAACTCACGGCAGAGCAGACTGGGCGGAAGGACATCAACCTCTCAATGTGGTAGGCGTTGCTGCCGCTCCAGGACTCCCAGCGAGGGTACTCTCCACGCTCCAACACAAACTGCTGCCCAGAGAAGCTGGAGTGCTCGTACCCAACCcaactacacatacagagagagagagagagagagagagagagagagagagagagagagagagagagagagagagagagagagagagagagagagagagagagagagagagagagagagagagagagagagagacaaacagatacaacgagtgacagagagacatagagagggatagagagacaaatggtacacgcagacagacagacagacagacagacagacagacagacagacacagacagacagacagacagacacagacagacagacagacagacagacagacagacagacagacagacagacagacagacagacagacatatatacAGTTTATGTGGATAGATGCAAGTTGGGGCAAGACtttgtcatgtttttttttaaattgtgtgtGTCCATGATACAGTATATGTCTATCAGTATCCCTTAGAAATGGTTGCCTGTGCAATAGTCCCCTGGCCCCTGAAGGATAACGTGTAACCTGTCAGGGAGATAAATATCCTTCAGTATGTAGATGTCTTTGTATTTTGGGGGGGCTGGCTGACTTACGCTCCACACTCGACCTTCAGTGAGCGAATGTTGTCCGCGCCACACTCCATGATGTTCTGGCAGGAAGCAGTGAACTCCATACGCTTTCCCTGGAAGTTCTCCTGGTCGTAGACTGTGATCTAGAACAGAGGATATAGTGCATATTTACAATTTTCCAACCCACTATTGATGTTTTTCAAAACTGTTTTTAACACAACCAGTGTCTCTGCTGGAGAACGCACTGCCGTGTGCAAAGATTTCCTTTTTCCTCTTACGACTTTTTAtgaaaaatgtgaaatgttgtGGAACGTAGTTAAATTGTTGTGGAAACATGGTATACATAACATTGACTCACCTTCCATGGTCCCATTGGGTTAGGAGTAGTCAGCGCCATGTTTGATATCTCAGTAAAAATGTACCTGCAGTGCAGAAAGCACACAGTCACGCAGTCACATTTCTGTTTGGTCTTACAGGGAGACCAGGTCTGACATGACTAAACCACCATGTACCTCATCTCCAGTCATCTCGAGCTCTTGCATCAGTCTGTGCCCAGCAGCTAATGCCCAAATATATTAATGTTATGGTTATGCTAATGTGGTAGGGACTATAGACTATGCTAGAGACAAACCCAAACAAAGCACTGCCCTGTGCTGTTGCTGATGATAATACAATGCACATAGGGGTGAGGGAGGAAAGACACACCAcaaaaacagctagctaaagagaggcacaacacaaaaacagctagctaaagagaGGCACACCAcaaaaacagctagctaaagagaggcacaacacaaaaacagctagctaaagagaggcacaacacaaaaacagctagctaaagagaggcacaacacaaaaacagctagctaaagcCAGAGCGATGATAGAAAGCAGGACACAGATACCAACCGAGAAGTGCAAATACTATAGTATAATACTGAAACTCCTCTTCAATACATAGGTCTGGTATCTAACGTCGGTATGTAATACCACAAACAAAGTAGTACAATGCAAAGCAAGCATCAACATTTCTGAATGATATGTGATAATGATGATGTGCATTATTAGTTGCTATAAATTCTACATGGTGAACCATTGTATCATGTGCCTGTAAGTCATGCCATTGTTACACTCTGAGTGTGTAACGTAAACTATGCTGTTGATGGCGTCACAGCATACATACTGTAGCATTCTAGTGTGATGCATGATGTTGACTGTGATGACGATTGGTGTGTCCAtttagagtatgtgtgtgtgtgtcctatgtGTTTGTGAGCGTATGACCCTTTCTATACATTCCCAAGACTCAGCAGAAAACAGCAAAGGAAAAAAACAGGACAATGTAAATGGACAACAATGCTGGCAAAAGGCTATAGGCTGAACGGTCTAAAGATGGAGGGCTTACCTGACCTACCCCAAAAAATAGCTGTGTAGCTCTCACGGGGGGCTCCACAAAACGATGTCCTGACCCCTGAGTAAACGGGCCTATTTATACACAGTGGTGGTGAATGGAGCCCAGGCCTGCAGGACGGGCTAGGAGTCAGCACATTGCTGGGCCCTCCATTGTTCCATACTGAGCCACAGGGCTTTATGCTCTCTAAAGCCACGGTGTGTTGGTGTACTGGTCTGGACGCAGGGCACCGTGCCCAGTGCCGATTAGCACAAGCCCCTGGACAACTGTCCGGACCCCATGATTATACAGACATAGACTACACCCAGTCCTGGCCCAGCCCTGCCCTGGTCAtagcccagcccctaacccacaACATGCTTGCAGTAGTTAATGTATATGCTGTTGAGGAAAAAGAAAGGGACACACGTCAGAAGGAGGATGTACCAAAAATCGAACcatttaaaaatgtgtttttttggatGACAATTGGTCAATATTGAACATACTGTTTTTGTAATGCTGTGAACATAACCATCAGATTAAAATCATGCCTCAATAAAAACACATACCAAAAAAACTCAGCTATACCCTATCAGATGTTCTGAGGCACCGATGACTTACACTCTCATGATGAGTGATATTAAGTTTTATAATTA
Encoded proteins:
- the LOC129831539 gene encoding beta-crystallin A1-2-like, whose amino-acid sequence is MALTTPNPMGPWKITVYDQENFQGKRMEFTASCQNIMECGADNIRSLKVECGAWVGYEHSSFSGQQFVLERGEYPRWESWSGSNAYHIERLMSFRPVCSANHKESKIVVFERENFIGKQWEMNDDYPSLQAMGWGNNEIGSTQVQSGAWVCYQFPGYRGYQYIMECDRHGGEYKHYREWGSHAQTFQVQSLRRIQQ